Proteins encoded together in one Impatiens glandulifera chromosome 1, dImpGla2.1, whole genome shotgun sequence window:
- the LOC124919903 gene encoding heat shock cognate 70 kDa protein 2-like has product MSEKGKWKRPAIGIDLGTTNSCVGVWKHNRVEIVVNDQGNRTTPSYVSFTETERLIGDGAKNEESINSINTVFGNFQIIFYGGRRFSDESVQSDTKCWPFKVISGLKDKPMIVINYKGEEKKFCAEEISSMVLMKMKEIAEAFLGLPVKNAVITVPAYFNDSQRQATKDAGVISGLNVMHIIIEPTAAAIAYKNVLIFDLGGGTLDVSVLNINGPVYKVKATSGDTHLGGEDFTNRMVSHFVLEFNRKKNKDISGNPGALSRLRAGCERAKRALSYTAQTNIVIDSLLDGVDFSFKLTQAMFEEMNMDLFIKCMETVEKCLKDAKMEKSNMDDVVLVGGSTRIQKVQNLLTELFNGKELCKSVNPDEAVAYGATVQAAILTGEGNEEVEDLILIDVTPLSLGLETSGGIMTVLIPRNTSIPTKQEKVFSTSSDNQSSVLIKVYEGERSFTRDNNFLGKFELSGIPLLRPVFLK; this is encoded by the exons atGTCAGAGAAAGGGAAATGGAAAAGACCGGCAATTGGAATCGATCTGGGTACAACAAATTCATGTGTTGGAGTATGGAAGCACAACCGTGTTGAAATCGTAGTCAACGATCAGGGTAACAGAACAACACCCTCCTACGTTTCATTCACGGAAACAGAGCGGTTGATAGGTGATGGAGCTAAGAATGAGGAATCTATTAACTCCATCAACACTGTTTTTGGTAA ttttcaaatcattttttatggTGGTAGGAGGTTTAGTGATGAATCTGTGCAAAGTGACACAAAATGTTGGCCATTCAAGGTGATTTCCGGGTTAAAAGATAAACCAATGATCGTTATCAACTACAAAGGCGAGGAGAAGAAGTTCTGTGCAGAGGAAATTTCTTCTATGGTTTTAATGAAGATGAAGGAGATTGCTGAGGCCTTTTTGGGATTACCCGTTAAAAACGCTGTCATTACAGTCCCGGCTTACTTCAATGACTCACAAAGGCAAGCTACCAAAGACGCTGGCGTAATTTCAGGTCTGAACGTGATGCATATCATTATTGAGCCAACTGCAGCTGCCATTGCTTAT AAGAACGTACTCATTTTCGACCTTGGAGGAGGAACCTTAGATGTCTCTGTCTTGAACATTAATGGGCCTGTCTATAAAGTGAAGGCCACCTCTGGTGATACCCATTTGGGAGGAGAGGACTTTACCAATAGGATGGTGAGTCATTTCGTGCTGGAATTCAATCGAAAGAAAAACAAGGATATAAGTGGAAACCCCGGTGCCTTAAGCAGATTGAGGGCGGGTTGTGAAAGGGCTAAAAGGGCTCTTTCATATACTGCCCAGACCAATATAGTCATTGATTCTCTCTTAGACGGTGTTGACTTTAGTTTTAAACTAACCCAAGCCATGTTCGAGGAGATGAACATGGATCTATTCATTAAATGTATGGAGACTGTTGAGAAATGCTTGAAGGATGCGAAGATGGAGAAGAGCAACATGGATGATGTAGTTCTTGTTGGTGGGTCTACTAGAATTCAGAAAGTGCAAAACCTTCTTACAGAGTTGTTCAATGGAAAGGAACTCTGCAAAAGTGTGAACCCTGATGAGGCTGTTGCCTACGGTGCTACAGTTCAAGCTGCAATTTTGACTGGGGAAGGAAATGAGGAAGTTGAAGATCTGATTCTTATAGATGTCACTCCCCTCTCCCTTGGATTGGAAACAAGTGGAGGCATAATGACAGTTTTAATTCCTAGGAACACTAGTATTCCCACAAAGCAGGAGAAAGTCTTTTCTACAAGTTCCGACAACCAATCGAGTGTTTTGATTAAAGTTTACGAGGGAGAGAGATCCTTCACGAGAGACAATAACTTTCTAGGGAAATTCGAGCTTTCAGGAATCCCCCTGCTCCGACCTGTGTTCCTCAAATAA
- the LOC124944997 gene encoding F-box/kelch-repeat protein At1g80440-like has protein sequence METPIDGLPESLILDCLARLHFKDLPVASRVCRKWFHLIRSPHFYTIRKQLGYTNQVACLLQEFPPPTTIFSVVKYVINVFDPMNRGWNRLPPIPNLTNGLSYSTSIASSEGKLVVFSTCNPESRDPVMSVFVFDFATQRWRKGKDMPLTSSSKYSIVTSQCHRVFISGHLGQGEDAVLEYNVRTDEWTELHRVRGGQIEGLQVIGEELWVIGGCKGILNFSMFEHGADVYHLQTEKWRRVEWAFGDLLCPCCLTEFELYEWKKKLFKFMFKNMHNCCRLQLGTQRLLMAIILKDHYCSDWDWVGLFFMQGQDSNFERLHPPSNSVFSGIVGSSCCVEF, from the coding sequence ATGGAAACACCTATAGACGGTTTGCCTGAAAGCTTGATTCTTGATTGCCTTGCTCGTCTGCATTTCAAGGACTTACCTGTCGCATCGCGAGTCTGTCGTAAATGGTTTCATCTTATTAGATCTCCTCATTTCTACACCATCAGGAAACAACTGGGATATACAAATCAGGTGGCTTGCTTGCTCCAAGAATTTCCTCCGCCAACCACGATATTTTCTGTTGTCAAATATGTAATCAACGTGTTTGACCCGATGAATCGGGGTTGGAACCGACTTCCTCCGATCCCTAATTTAACAAATGGGCTTTCTTATTCGACATCAATTGCTAGCTCAGAAGGGAAACTCGTCGTGTTTAGCACGTGTAATCCGGAGAGTCGTGACCCGGTTATGTCCGTGTTCGTGTTCGATTTTGCGACTCAACGGTGGAGGAAAGGCAAGGACATGCCTTTAACTAGTAGTTCAAAGTATTCCATCGTGACTTCACAATGCCATCGGGTATTCATCAGCGGTCACCTCGGTCAGGGAGAGGATGCGGTTTTGGAGTATAATGTAAGGACGGATGAGTGGACCGAGTTGCATCGGGTGAGAGGCGGCCAGATCGAAGGGCTGCAGGTAATTGGAGAGGAATTATGGGTTATAGGCGGATGCAAGGGCATACTTAACTTCAGCATGTTTGAACATGGTGCAGATGTGTATCATCTTCAAACTGAGAAGTGGAGACGAGTTGAATGGGCTTTTGGTGACTTATTGTGTCCTTGTTGCCTCACTGAGTTTGAATTGTATGAGTGGAAGAAGAAGTTGTTCAAGTTTATGTTCAAAAACATGCACAACTGTTGTCGACTCCAATTGGGTACGCAAAGATTACTAATGGCCATCATCCTCAAGGACCATTATTGTTCGGACTGGGACTGGGTGGGATTATTTTTTATGCAGGGCCAAGATAGTAATTTTGAAAGACTGCATCCCCCCTCTAATTCTGTTTTTTCTGGAATTGTGGGATCAAGTTGTTGTGTGGAattctaa